CGCCCTGGCCCGCGAACCTCACGACCGAGCCCTGACCCGCGAGGCGGTCACCCGCATCACCGCAACAGACGGCCCGTCAGATCGTTGACCCTGCCTGGCTGGGGTTTTCCGTTCAGGTTGATCAGGTGCTCGCTTGACGGAACCTCTTGCGGGCTCGTGAGCGGGTGGTCCGACATCGGGTAGTTGCTCCACAACGTCGGGACCGTCCTCGCGAGAGCACCACGGGAGAACCCGTGGCGGCACGAGTTGCTCGACGAGCCGGTGCGCGGCGGGGGAGTCTACTGGTGAGTCCAGGCGCTGGTGCCGAGCTTGCCGGAGCTTCCGAGGTTGATGGTGATCTCGTTGCGGTCCTGCCCGGGCGGGTTCCGTTCCCGGCCGACCGGCTCCACCGGTTGCCAGGGCCGGTCCCGCGCCGGGGTGATCCTCAGGTACTTACCGACTGCGGGAGCGTCGAAGCTGGTGTTGGTGTTGCGCCACATCAGCTGGGTCTCGGCGTGCTCACCCGGTCGTACCGTGATCGCCTCGGGTGGGGCGTCGAAACCGTCGACGCTGGCGATGTCGGCCGAGCCCTGCGCGGTCCGCACGTCCAACGGTTTCCGGTCCTCGTCCAGCACGCGCACGCGTGGGTAGCCGTTCAGCGCGTAAGGCCGGTCGCCGCAGTTGGCCAACTCGACGTGCATCAGCCGCAGGCCCATCGCCGTTTCCACCAGGTCGGTCGTGAGCCGTACGCCCGTATCCGGGCAGCCGGTGGTGACCGAGTCCGTGACGGTGGTCGAGCTCGTGGGAGTGGAGGGACTCGTGGTGGTGGACGTGGGCGCAGCGGAGCTCGGGGAGGGTGTTGACGACGCCTGCCCGTCCTGTTGCGTCGGATGCGCGGCACAACCGGCGAGGACAAGCGGTAGCAGCGCCACGATTCCCCGACGTCTCATGGTCATCACGATCGCACGGGCGCGGGACTTCTCCGGCCCGTTGTGTCCGGCTCGTTGCACACCGCAAGCGGATCGTGACGGGGGTTCGGCAGGTGCTACTCCGCTCGAACGGGTTCGTGCTCGGTGTCGTGGGTGGACAGGCCCGGTCCGGTCCGGGTGGTGTGGGAAGGCCGGTGGCTGCCCAGCAACACACCGGTGATGACCACGATGGCGGCGGCCAGTTCGACGAGGGAGTACTGCTCGCCGAGCACGAGCCGGCTCGTGCTCATGCCGACCACGGGCACCAGCAGTGAGAAGGGAGCGACCACACCTGCGGGGTGGCGCCGCATCAAGGTGGTCCAGATGCCCGAGGCCACCACGGTGGCCAGCACCACGATGTAGGCCAGCGCGGCCAGTGCGGCCACCCGGTCGATATGTCCAGAGTGGTCATCGCGTGCAGTCCGGCCCGCGGGCCCTCGAACGTCACGGACAGCGCCGCCAGCGGCACCGGCGGCACGACCGACATCCACAGCGTCAGCCGCATGGGGGCGTCCTGGCCGGGCCGTCCCTCCGGGCGTGAGTGACTCGTGGGGGACAGTGCCTGACGGCTGCAGAGATTGCCGAGGGCCCAGCCCAGGGCCCCGGCCAGGGTCAGCACCACGGGAAGCGCCGCGGCGACCTCGGCGCGGTGCAGGAGGATCACCGCCATCCCGCCGATGGCCAACGTGATCCCGGCGAGCTGAACGCCGCTGGGGCGTTCCCGCAGTACCAGGACCCCCAGCAGCACGGTGAACGGAGCGGATGCCTGCAGCACCAGGGAAGCCAGCCCGGCGGGCATTCCCACGTGGATGGCAGTGAACAGCAGTCCGAACTGGGCGGTACCGAATCCGAGCCCGTAGCCGAGCACCCAGCGCGCAGGCACCCCCGGGCGGGGGACGAGCAGCAGGGTGGGCACCGCGATCACTGCGAACCGCAGGGCGGCGAACAGCAGCGGCGGGAAGTGTCGCAGTCCCACGTCGATGGCCAGGAAGTTGACTCCCCACAGCACCGCGACGGTGAGAGCGAGCAGGCGGTCTCGGATCGGCACGTGCTCAACCTGCACGCCCGCGACCGTGAAGCATCAGCTCAGATATTTACACCACATCGGTAGCATTGCTTCATGGACATGACGCGCCTGCGGACCTTCCGCGAGCTGGCCAACCGCGGCACCGTCGCCGCGGCGGCCGCCGCGGTGCACTGCACGCCCTCGGCCGTGTCGCAGCAGATCAAGGCGCTGTCGGCGGAGCTGGGGGTGGCGTTGACCGAGCCGGCCGGGCGCGGCCTCCGGCTCACCGACGCCGGGGAGGCCCTCCTGCGGCACGCCGACGAGGTCTTGGCGGCCTCCGAACGCGCCGAGGCGGAGCTGGACGCCTTCCGGACGGTGCCCCGCGGGCGGGTGCGGGTGGCCCTGTTCCCCTCGGGGGCGCTGTTGCTGCTGGCCGGGCTGATCCGCCGGGTGGACGCGCTGTCGGAGCTGACCGTGGACTACCGCGATGTCGACGTGCGCCACTCCGAGGCCAAGGGCCTGCTGGCCGACTTCGACATCGTGGTCACCCACTACGACGAGCGCGGTTTCTCGGCCGCCGACGAGCGCGCGGACGCCGTTCCGCTGCTGCGGGAGCCGTTGGACGTGGCGCTGCCTCCCGGGCACCGGCTGGCGGGGCGGAGTACCGTGCGGCTGGAGGAGTTGGACACCGATCCGTGGATCAGCGTCGAGGTGGGGATGCCCGTCGACGACGTGCTGGGCTCGCTGACGGTGCGCACCGGCGTGCGTCCGCGCGTGGTGCAGCGCATCAACGACTTCCGCGTCACCGAGGAGCTCGTGGCCGCCGGGCACGGCGTCGCCCTGCTGCCGCGCTACACCACCAACTGGACTCGGCTGCTGCAGCGCCCGCTGAGCGGCATCCGCGCCGCTCGGCACATGGAGGCGCTGGTCCGCACCGGTACGGCGACCAGCCCCGGCGTCGCCGCGGTGCTCGAGGCTCTGCACGCCGAGGTCGCCACCGTCACGGCTTCCGCGCCCGAGTGATCCCGCCGGCAGGGGCGGGCGGATCGAACAGTCCACGGCGAACGTCGCGCCGACGCGCCTCGGCCCACGTCGACGAGGCGTGCTCGGTGTGCTGGTTCCCGCAGCAGCTCCCGACCGAGGTTTCCCGTGGACCCAAGCTGGCCCGCGTGCTTCCTAGGGCAGGATTCCGACGGCTCCGTGGACGTTGCCGCGCCGTGCTTGCTGCTCGGTGACGGTCTGGTCGGGGCGCCATAGTGCGGCGGGGACCACTCCCGGTTCCAGCAGGGTGTATCCGGGCAGCAGCGCGGCGACTTCCTCGCTGGTGCGCATGTGCAGGTTCGGGGTGGCGGTGTCGGCCAGCAGGGAGCGCAGGCCTGCGACTTCTTGGTCGGTGCGGCTGAGCTGGGCGTTGTTGGACACTGCCAGCGCACTGCCCGGCACGCAGGCGTCGCGGTAGTGCGCCACCAGACCCGCTCCGTCGGTGGTGGGCAGGATGTCGAGGATGCCGAAGGCCAGTACCGCGATCGGGCGGGTGAAGTCCAGCAGTCCCGCCACCCCGGGGGTGCCGAGCACGGTGGCGGGGTCGCCCACGTCGGCTTCGGTCACCGTGACGCGGTGTTCCGAGCTGCCGAGCAGGTGGCGGGCGTGGTGGCAGGCGATGGTGTCCCAGTCCACATAGGCTACTCGGGCGGACGGGTCGTGCTGGTGGGCGATCTCGTGCACGTTGCCCACGGTCGGCACCCCGGAGCCGAGGTCGAGGAACTGGTCGATGCCGTGCTCGGTGACCAGGGTGCGGACCGCGCGGCCCAGGAACGAGCGGTTGGCCCAGCAGTAGTCCCGTTCGGTGGGGGCGATCCGCAGCGCCTGTTCGGCCGCGGCCCGGTCGACGGCGAAGTTCGCGGACCCGCCGAGGTGGTAGTCGTACATCCGCGCGATGCTGGGCCGGTCGAAGTTCGCGTCCTCCACCTGGGCGGCTGGTTCCGCGTCGTGCGACATGTCGGCAGCCTATCCCGCTTTTCCGGTCGGGGGCCAAATTTCGCGTCCGGCGAGGACTCCTCGTGTTCGAGGAAGGTTTCGTGCTGTTGCCGGTTCTCGGGGCGTTTTTCGGCGTTTCGCAGCTTTGCGAGGGTTCTTCGGGGAACGCATGTCCCTGGAGGAGTCCGGCGTTTCGGCGGAAGAATCCGGCGAGTGCGTGTCGGTGGTGGTGCGCCGGCGGTTCGCTCCGCCGCGTGCGCGCAGTCGCGTTCCCGCTTCGCTGAGCACGGTGCGGACGAAGCCGTAGGACCGTCCGCTGGCCCGCGCCAGTGAGCGGATGCTGGCTTCAGCTCTCGTGGTGGTGCTTGAATTCGGTGCCCAACTGGCTGCGCAGTCGTCTGGTGATGTTCGTGTGCTTGGTGACGCTCATGGCTGCCTCCGAACAGCGGGCAGGGGTGGAACCGCCCGGCCGCTGTCGGGGCGCGGCCGGGCGGTGCTTGCTGCAGGCGGCGCAGTCCGTCGAGGACGCGGCGCATCAGCTCCGGCCCGGGGCGTTGATCGGGTGCGGTAACCTGGAGGGGCTTCCCTGGTAGGTGCGAGCTACCAGGGGAGTCCACTCTCATCGCCGCGGGCGACAGTGTTCCCGACCAGTGCGTCCAGCGCGGTGTCCGCGCCACCGCCGGCATGATCTCGGTGGGTGCCGCATCGGCCCGCGCGGGTTCGGCGAGCGGGTCAATCACGGTCGGGCTCATCGAGGGTCACGGTGCCGTCGAGTCCGTCGGCGTGGCCGCGCAGCTGCGCGGCGAGGTGGTCGAACACCGCGGCGGCTTCGCGGCACTGCCGTCCGGTGGCGTGCCCACCGGCCAGGTCGTAGGACAGCTGCTCCATGCGCCACTGCTCGTGCGCGGTCCACACGGCCAGCTCGCCCCGGTTCACGACCACTCCCGCAGCGCCGCGTCGAGCACATCGCGCAACTCGCGGGCCTGCTCGAGCGTCCACCGCGTCCGGTCGAAGATCGTCGGCGTGGTGATGCGCACCTCGCGGTCCACGGTCGAGACCCGCAACGACACCGCCCCGCCCTCGGACTGGCACGGCACCTTCACACCCGGACCTTTCAACGAACTGCGTCTCGTTGCCATGTTCTCAACTCCAACGAACGATGATCCCGTGTTACCGCAAAATAATGGCTTTGCGGTAACAGTTTGTCGATTCCCCGATCAGGTGATCGCTGCGATGTACCTGCGGCCCGTACTATCTGCAGCATGGTTGGAAACGCACGGAAGACGCCGAAAGCGCGGTCTCTGGGAGCTGAACTGCGCGAGGTGCGCGAAAAAGCAGCTTTGAGTCAGCGCAAGCTTTCCAGCCTGGCAACAATCTCGAACGCCTCGTTGTCCCGCTACGAGACCGGAGAACGCGTTCCTTCGCCAGAGGACGTGGCCAGCATCGTTACCGCCGCCGGAGGCGACGGGGACCTACGGGATCGACTGATCGACATGGCCCGGGACGCGGCGGAGCCCAACTGGCTCGCAGCGGGTGCGGGAAGCAGGCACAAGGAACTGACAACGCTGATCGAGTTCGAGCGCACCGCGACGCACATTCTCGAAGTGTCCCCGATGCTCGTTCCCGGACTGCTGCAGACGGAGAGCTACGCGCGGACGATCATGGCCGGACTTCCTGCCGACGAGCTCGACATGCGCGTGACCACACGCGTGGGACGCCGTGACGTGCTTCTCCGGCCCGGTGCTCCCTATTTCGACGCGCTCATCGACGAGCACGTTCTCCAGCGCCCCATCGGTGGCCACTCCGTCATGGCCCACCAACTACGCCACATCCTCACGATGGCCGAACAGCCGAACATCACCGTCCAGATCGTTCCGAGCAATGTCGAGGAATGGCACCTCGCGCTCGAAGGAGCTTTCATCCTGTTCCGTTTTCCCAAGGCAGCGCCCATCGTCAACTTGGAACACTTCCGGTCGTCAGCGTTCCTGTACGACGAAGGGGACATCCACGACTACATCCAATCGGGCGATAACCTCCGGCGGGTGGCGATGGGTCCGGCCGACTCCCTGGAGCTCATCGCCCGCTATGCCGACAAAATGGAGGTACCTCAGTGACAGTGCACCCCGAAGGCTGGCGCAAGTCGAGTCGATCCGGGCAGCAGTCCGCCTGCGTCGAAGTCGGCCGGATTCCCCACGGTGCGGCGGTGCGGGACACCAAGGACCGCGGCCTCGGCTACGTCACCGCCGACCGGAAGCAGTGGCAGGCGTTCCTCGCCGCGGTGAAAACCGGCCGGTTCGAGTGAGCCGCACGGCCACGTCGAGCACCCCCGGAGCTTCCGGGGGTGCTCTTCTCGTCTGGGCGACTCGTCCCGGTGACGAAGGACGGCAGCGAGGAAGCTTTCCACCACCTGCACGTTCGGCTCGATGCTCAGCATCTGCAGCTGGCGCGTCCGAGGTCGCCGCCGTCATCGGGTGGGGCCGATCTCACCCCGGAGCGGGCGCGTTCGCACATCGCGGGGTACACGATCTTCAACGACTGGTCCGCCCGTGATCTGCAGCGCCGGGAGATGCGGGTGGGGCTCGCCCGGCCAAGGGCAAGGACTTCGCCGGTACCCTGGGGCCGGTGCTGGTCACCGCCGACGAGCTGGAACCGCACCGGGACGACGACGGGTTCCTGCGGTTGGCCATGACCGTCTCGGTCAACGGGGTCGAGCTCGGCCGGGACCTGCTGTCCAACATGGGCTGGCCGTTCGAGGAGCTGGTCGTCCGCGCCGCGCGCTGCCGGGACAGGCGACGGCCGTGAGCTGAGCGGGCGGCGGGGCGGATCGCTGGTTCGTCGGTCGCCGAGGCCGGTTCGGTGGAGTAGGGCGCGGAGGATGAAGATCCTCTAATCCCCCGTTCAGACCATGATCACAGCTGCGGACGAACCTGTTCGTGGCACTGAACGGAGCAGTTCTGGGAACTGCTGAGGGCGAGTCCTGAAGGGGAGTTTCATGGCAGCGATGTACCACCGTGTGGTGGCCCTGTTCCTGATGTTGGCCGGGGTGAGCGTGTTGCTGGGGGAGCAGCTGATCGATCCGGTCGGTGGGGCGAACTCGTACGGGCTCGGAGTCGGGTTGTTGCTGTTGGGACTGATGTCGGTGAACCATCAGCTCAGTCGGCGGGTCTCGGAGCTTCGGCGGCGCGTGGCGAGCGCTCCGTCCGCGCAGTAGGTGCTGAGCCACGTGCCCGCCGGTGCACCTCGGTCAACGGGGCTGCGGTGACCCGGCTGACCCCCGCGGTCTGAGGGAGCTCGACAATCTGGTGCAGAACGGTCTCGTCGACCGCTGGAAGCGGGGCGGGGCGGGTGGTCTGTCCGAGTTGGGCGCTTCCCGTCCGGATCGCCACCGATATCCGGCAGCTGTACGGCTTCGACGTGGCCAGGTTCGCTTATCAGCAGCCCGCCGAGTCCGATGTGGGCTGATCGGGGCAGCAGTGAGGTTTCGGGGCGGAACTTGTGTGGGCGGTCGGACAGCCTGCGTGTGAGACGTCGAGAGCGGGAGCGTTGCGGGGAACTTCGAATAGTTAGCTGCCTCGTGTGCTCTGTCGCCTCGTGGAGCGTTCGCCGTATGCGTCGGTGCTGCTCACCCAATCCGGATGAGCAGCCGAGCCGAACGAACCGCTTCGTCAGGAGTTCTTGGGAATCGTGGCGTAGACCATCCGCCTGTTCGGATGCTCGGCGACGGTCCACATGTTGCCAGTGGTTCCGCCGCGTCCTTCTTCCCAGTGTGAGAGGTCCTCCGGACCGACAGCGGCCGGTTGGACCTCATACAGCGTGCTTTCGCGCCGAGGTTGATCCCGCCCGGCGGGATGATCACGAACAGTGGTGGCCTCGGGTGAATTCGCTTTCTCCGCTCATTCCTCCTGCTCGGCGGGCTGCCGGGGTGCCGGGTGCAGCGCGGTGGCGGTGGTGGTGATGGTGTCCAGGGCGGCGGTGACCACGGGGTGCTCGCGGCTGCCGCGGCGGGTGGCGGCGAGGATGCGGCGTGCGGGGGCGGGCTCGCCGTGCAGGGGGATGCGTGCCACGGGCCGGTCCTCGTGCAGCCGGGCGAGTCGGGGCACGAGGATGATGCCGAACTCGTGGGCGACCAGGGCGGTGCCGGTGTCCCACTCGTCGGCGTAGTGGGCGATGTTGGGGGTGAACCCGGCGGCCATGCAGGCGGTGAGCACCAGGTGGTGGTAGGTGCTGTCGGGCTGGCCCACGATCCACGGCTCGTCGGCGGCGTCGGCGAGGGTGACCCTCCTGCGGGCGGCCAGCGGGTGCCCGCTGGGCACGACCAGGTCGAGGGGGTCGTCCAGCAGGGGGTGCTGTTCGAAGCGGGTGTCCGAAGTCGGGGGAGTCTCGGCGGTGGCGATCAGCAGCGCCAGATCCGCGTCGCCTGCCAGCAGCAGGTCGAAGCAGCGGGCGGGTTCGGCTTCGATGACCCGCACCGTGGACTGGGGGTAGTGGTCGCGCAGGGTGGCCGCGGCCGGGGGCAGCAGGTGCATGGCGGCGGTGGAGAAGCCGCACAGGGTGAACGATCCGCCTGCCGCCTCGGTGGCTGCGGTCAGCTCGGCGCGTGCGCGTTCTACCTGGGCGTGGAGCACGTCGGCGTGGCGGAGCACGGTGTGCGCCGCGGTGGTCAGGCGGATGCCGCGGCCGGACTGGGTCACCAGTTCGACGCCGAGCTCGGCGGCCAGCTGACGCAGCTGGTGCGAAACCGCGGAGGGGGTGTAGTGCAGCGCAGCCGCCGCGGCGGTGACCGTGCCGTGGTGGGCCACCAGCTGCAGCACGCGCAGCTTCGGATCGATCATGCAAATATTTTACACAGTTACTTGCACGAACGTTTGCTTCTCTTTGCTGGTGTCGAGCACCAGGATGTGGTTGTGCTGCTCAAAGGGATCTTCGACGAGGGTTGTGCCGGTGCTTCCCACGGTCGGATCGTGCACCGGAGTCGCCGGGACGCGCGCGAGGTGCGCACGGCGGTGTATCTGCTGGTGGTGCTCACGGCCGGGGCCTATCTGCCCAGCCCGCTGTATCCGGGCTATCAGCACGCCTTCGGGTTCGGCGACCTGACGATGACGCTGATCTACGCGATGTTCGCGCTGGTCAGCGCTCCGGCGTTGCTGCTGTTCGGTTCGGCGGCCGATGCGCTCGGTTCCCGGGCGGTGCTGCGGATCAGCGTGGTGGTGGCCGCGCTCGCCTCGGGGTGCTTCGCGCTGGCGACCGCCCCCGGCTGGCTGCTGCTCGGCCGTGCCGCGCAGGGGGTGGCGCTGGGCGCGGCCACGGGGGCGACGACGGCGTTGATCACGGCGCGTGCTTCCGGTGGCAACCGGGGGCGGGCGTCGGTGTTGGCCGGTGTGGCCTTCGTGGGCGGAACCGCCGCGGGGCCGGTGGTGGCCGGGTTGCTGGCGCAGTACGCGCCCGCGCCGCGGGTGCTGCCGTACGTGGTGCACCTGGTTCTGCTCGCGGTGGGGTGGTACCGCGTCTCGGCGCTGAGTGCGCCCGCCGCGCGCGTGGCCCGCTGGCGTCCGACGCGCCCGCGCATACCGGCCGGGATGCGGTGGCTGTTCACCTCCGCCGCGGCGACCGGTTTTCTCGCCTGGACCGTGGCCGGTCTCTTCCTGGCGGTCGTTCCGACGGTGCTCGGCCGCGCCGCCGGGATCGACGACCTGGCGGTCATCGGCGGCGTGCTCGGTGCCGTGCTGGTCTGCTCGGTGCTGTCCCAGCCTCTGGTGTCGCGCTGCGGTGCGCGTGGTGCG
The sequence above is a segment of the Actinopolyspora saharensis genome. Coding sequences within it:
- a CDS encoding DUF4232 domain-containing protein; translation: MTMRRRGIVALLPLVLAGCAAHPTQQDGQASSTPSPSSAAPTSTTTSPSTPTSSTTVTDSVTTGCPDTGVRLTTDLVETAMGLRLMHVELANCGDRPYALNGYPRVRVLDEDRKPLDVRTAQGSADIASVDGFDAPPEAITVRPGEHAETQLMWRNTNTSFDAPAVGKYLRITPARDRPWQPVEPVGRERNPPGQDRNEITINLGSSGKLGTSAWTHQ
- a CDS encoding LysR family transcriptional regulator, which codes for MDMTRLRTFRELANRGTVAAAAAAVHCTPSAVSQQIKALSAELGVALTEPAGRGLRLTDAGEALLRHADEVLAASERAEAELDAFRTVPRGRVRVALFPSGALLLLAGLIRRVDALSELTVDYRDVDVRHSEAKGLLADFDIVVTHYDERGFSAADERADAVPLLREPLDVALPPGHRLAGRSTVRLEELDTDPWISVEVGMPVDDVLGSLTVRTGVRPRVVQRINDFRVTEELVAAGHGVALLPRYTTNWTRLLQRPLSGIRAARHMEALVRTGTATSPGVAAVLEALHAEVATVTASAPE
- a CDS encoding SAM-dependent methyltransferase; translated protein: MSHDAEPAAQVEDANFDRPSIARMYDYHLGGSANFAVDRAAAEQALRIAPTERDYCWANRSFLGRAVRTLVTEHGIDQFLDLGSGVPTVGNVHEIAHQHDPSARVAYVDWDTIACHHARHLLGSSEHRVTVTEADVGDPATVLGTPGVAGLLDFTRPIAVLAFGILDILPTTDGAGLVAHYRDACVPGSALAVSNNAQLSRTDQEVAGLRSLLADTATPNLHMRTSEEVAALLPGYTLLEPGVVPAALWRPDQTVTEQQARRGNVHGAVGILP
- a CDS encoding helix-turn-helix domain-containing protein, with the protein product MRSLARASGRSYGFVRTVLSEAGTRLRARGGANRRRTTTDTHSPDSSAETPDSSRDMRSPKNPRKAAKRRKTPREPATARNLPRTRGVLAGREIWPPTGKAG
- a CDS encoding helix-turn-helix domain-containing protein; its protein translation is MVGNARKTPKARSLGAELREVREKAALSQRKLSSLATISNASLSRYETGERVPSPEDVASIVTAAGGDGDLRDRLIDMARDAAEPNWLAAGAGSRHKELTTLIEFERTATHILEVSPMLVPGLLQTESYARTIMAGLPADELDMRVTTRVGRRDVLLRPGAPYFDALIDEHVLQRPIGGHSVMAHQLRHILTMAEQPNITVQIVPSNVEEWHLALEGAFILFRFPKAAPIVNLEHFRSSAFLYDEGDIHDYIQSGDNLRRVAMGPADSLELIARYADKMEVPQ
- a CDS encoding DUF397 domain-containing protein, giving the protein MTVHPEGWRKSSRSGQQSACVEVGRIPHGAAVRDTKDRGLGYVTADRKQWQAFLAAVKTGRFE
- a CDS encoding LysR family transcriptional regulator, whose amino-acid sequence is MIDPKLRVLQLVAHHGTVTAAAAALHYTPSAVSHQLRQLAAELGVELVTQSGRGIRLTTAAHTVLRHADVLHAQVERARAELTAATEAAGGSFTLCGFSTAAMHLLPPAAATLRDHYPQSTVRVIEAEPARCFDLLLAGDADLALLIATAETPPTSDTRFEQHPLLDDPLDLVVPSGHPLAARRRVTLADAADEPWIVGQPDSTYHHLVLTACMAAGFTPNIAHYADEWDTGTALVAHEFGIILVPRLARLHEDRPVARIPLHGEPAPARRILAATRRGSREHPVVTAALDTITTTATALHPAPRQPAEQEE
- a CDS encoding MFS transporter; the encoded protein is MLLKGIFDEGCAGASHGRIVHRSRRDAREVRTAVYLLVVLTAGAYLPSPLYPGYQHAFGFGDLTMTLIYAMFALVSAPALLLFGSAADALGSRAVLRISVVVAALASGCFALATAPGWLLLGRAAQGVALGAATGATTALITARASGGNRGRASVLAGVAFVGGTAAGPVVAGLLAQYAPAPRVLPYVVHLVLLAVGWYRVSALSAPAARVARWRPTRPRIPAGMRWLFTSAAATGFLAWTVAGLFLAVVPTVLGRAAGIDDLAVIGGVLGAVLVCSVLSQPLVSRCGARGAQLIGLGALLAALTALAWTGGGSLMVTVPAAVVAGFGHGPAYGGAAAAVDAVAPARERAAINSALYLAFYCGTGGPAVAVGLLTLRFPLATAISWLSAVAAVLVPLVAAAVVLANRGPRVPRARVGQHHDRGWAELRSEKV